One Arthrobacter sp. zg-Y1110 DNA segment encodes these proteins:
- the ligA gene encoding NAD-dependent DNA ligase LigA: MPKAPALPPQPRKVAGAAASTGGQFDTRTHAEPGLTLAPAVTEDNYEDSVARALSAAKAYETTDVEEMTDAEFDRLQASILAYETENGITGDHGLHTAVGHGGAAGGDIEHATLAGSLEKPGEEKVIEFAEKHPDAVIEPKIDGMAIIVRYKDGRMFSAAKRGDGYTGESVTEKVRGVEGLPEVAGEGDFEVRGELYLNDENLAKANAVRASKGKEPFKNARNGVAGMINKDDNTYAGMFNFAAYSTTISEGADHLDAMEDLAGMGFTTARSLLPQSVLDAEDPMSAIAALGAERKGLGFLMDGAVLKVPTAAEREALGEGTRAPKWAVAFKYPPVEEPTVIEDIEYEIGKTGRLSIRARYAPVDVDGSTIEYASLHNVQDLLKKDIRIGDTVMAYKANDIIPQVHLPRADLRDESSQPWQPPAGCPKCGGEFDKSTELWRCTNPECSVSGRIAYAVSRDAGLDIEGFGGSTGDALIEADLVKDVSDVFHLTEDQLANLKLGTTDSGADRVLGEKNAKKIMAEIEKAKAQPLNRVITALSMRFTGRTFGRRLASQFETMDALQSATVSQLANVEGIGEKKAAVIHAELAKNAPVIDRLRAAGVNMGAPKPKAEKGAKAPKLVAPDGAAMNVVITGSLKGSALGSLTRTGAQELIEANGGRAAGSVSKSTSLLVCGEPGSSKFIKAQELGIRIVTPDEFAQMLEDGEA; the protein is encoded by the coding sequence GAGTTCGACCGCCTCCAGGCCTCGATCCTTGCCTACGAGACCGAGAACGGCATCACCGGCGACCACGGACTGCACACGGCCGTCGGCCACGGCGGCGCCGCAGGCGGAGACATTGAGCACGCCACCCTCGCCGGCTCCCTGGAAAAGCCGGGCGAAGAGAAGGTCATCGAGTTTGCCGAGAAGCACCCCGATGCGGTCATCGAACCGAAGATCGACGGCATGGCCATCATCGTGCGCTACAAGGATGGGCGGATGTTCTCGGCCGCCAAGCGCGGGGACGGCTACACCGGTGAGAGCGTCACCGAAAAGGTCCGCGGGGTCGAGGGCCTGCCCGAGGTTGCCGGAGAGGGCGATTTCGAGGTCCGCGGCGAGCTGTACCTGAACGATGAAAACCTGGCCAAGGCGAACGCCGTCCGCGCGTCCAAGGGCAAGGAGCCGTTCAAGAACGCCCGCAACGGCGTGGCCGGAATGATCAACAAGGACGACAACACCTACGCCGGCATGTTCAACTTCGCCGCCTACTCCACCACCATCAGCGAAGGTGCCGACCACCTGGATGCAATGGAAGACCTGGCAGGCATGGGCTTCACTACCGCCCGGTCCCTGCTTCCCCAGTCCGTCCTGGACGCCGAAGACCCGATGTCCGCCATCGCCGCCCTTGGTGCCGAACGCAAGGGACTGGGCTTCCTCATGGACGGCGCCGTGCTGAAGGTGCCGACCGCCGCCGAGCGTGAAGCCCTGGGTGAAGGCACCCGTGCACCGAAGTGGGCCGTGGCCTTCAAGTACCCGCCGGTTGAAGAACCGACCGTCATCGAGGACATCGAGTACGAGATCGGCAAGACCGGACGCCTGTCCATCCGGGCACGCTACGCCCCCGTGGATGTGGACGGCTCCACCATCGAGTACGCCTCCCTGCACAACGTCCAGGACCTGCTGAAGAAGGACATCCGCATCGGGGACACCGTCATGGCCTACAAGGCCAACGACATCATCCCCCAGGTCCACCTTCCGCGCGCCGACCTGCGTGACGAGTCCTCACAGCCGTGGCAGCCTCCGGCCGGCTGCCCCAAGTGCGGCGGCGAGTTCGACAAGTCCACCGAGCTGTGGCGCTGCACGAACCCCGAATGCTCCGTCTCCGGCCGCATCGCCTACGCCGTATCCCGTGACGCAGGCCTGGACATTGAAGGCTTCGGCGGCTCCACCGGGGATGCGCTCATCGAAGCTGACCTGGTCAAGGATGTCTCGGACGTCTTCCACCTGACCGAGGACCAGCTGGCAAACCTGAAGCTGGGCACCACCGACTCCGGCGCCGACCGTGTCCTGGGCGAGAAGAACGCCAAGAAGATCATGGCGGAAATCGAGAAGGCCAAGGCCCAGCCGCTGAACCGGGTCATCACCGCCCTGTCGATGCGCTTCACCGGACGGACCTTCGGGCGCCGCCTGGCCTCCCAGTTCGAGACGATGGACGCACTCCAGTCCGCCACGGTCAGCCAGCTGGCCAACGTGGAAGGCATCGGCGAGAAGAAGGCTGCCGTCATCCACGCCGAACTGGCCAAGAACGCCCCGGTCATTGACCGCCTCCGCGCGGCCGGGGTGAACATGGGTGCCCCGAAGCCCAAGGCGGAGAAGGGTGCGAAGGCTCCGAAGCTGGTAGCCCCCGACGGTGCTGCCATGAACGTGGTCATCACCGGCTCCCTGAAGGGAAGCGCCCTGGGTTCCCTGACGCGCACCGGCGCCCAGGAACTGATCGAAGCCAACGGCGGCCGCGCGGCCGGATCGGTCTCCAAGTCCACGTCGCTGCTGGTCTGCGGTGAGCCGGGCTCCTCGAAGTTCATCAAGGCGCAGGAACTGGGCATCAGGATCGTCACCCCCGACGAGTTCGCACAGATGCTCGAAGACGGCGAGGCGTAA
- a CDS encoding NUDIX hydrolase, translated as MSNPETTTQDLPEAQQAAGPPEDAVIRRVREHVDYENRFVTVHFDDVVFPNGAQGRYTRITTGAGLGVIAVPYANFRGIPYLGLVRQYRYPVGEFTLEFPRGGSDDLSLEEAARELVEETGLGFNSGRLLGTIRPDTGILDTEVAVWCTTHTLDGLDSGHVEDETGATVRWYSHGEVMGLVTNGKITCGMTLAALALIQNAGVIREF; from the coding sequence TTGTCCAATCCGGAAACCACCACCCAGGATCTACCAGAAGCACAGCAGGCAGCAGGCCCTCCGGAGGATGCGGTCATCCGTCGGGTGCGTGAGCATGTGGACTACGAGAACCGGTTCGTGACCGTACACTTCGACGACGTCGTCTTCCCTAACGGTGCCCAGGGGCGCTACACGCGGATCACGACCGGAGCCGGGCTTGGCGTCATTGCCGTGCCCTACGCCAACTTCCGGGGCATCCCGTACCTGGGCCTGGTCCGCCAGTACCGCTACCCGGTCGGCGAATTTACCCTCGAGTTCCCCCGCGGCGGATCTGATGACCTCAGCCTTGAAGAGGCGGCACGGGAACTGGTCGAGGAGACAGGGCTGGGGTTCAACAGCGGTCGGCTGCTGGGCACCATCCGTCCGGATACCGGCATCCTGGACACTGAGGTGGCCGTTTGGTGCACCACCCACACTCTGGACGGGCTGGACAGCGGCCATGTGGAAGACGAAACCGGGGCAACGGTGCGCTGGTACAGCCACGGGGAAGTGATGGGCCTGGTCACCAACGGCAAGATCACCTGCGGGATGACCCTCGCAGCGCTGGCGCTCATCCAGAACGCCGGCGTCATCCGCGAGTTCTAG
- a CDS encoding Panacea domain-containing protein codes for MASSKLHKLTYFCQAYHLAWYDEPLFSEDVLAAASGPVILEFFKHSDLSFPDAWPEGSASNLDGRQSSVINSVFKTNSFVTGMDLGDMAREHVPWIRARAKRARESDRPAIDPADMASYYRALSDAPQTRQDYAARFMDRYLDGGIPGMPASDTRI; via the coding sequence ATGGCCAGCAGCAAGCTGCACAAGCTGACGTACTTCTGCCAGGCCTACCATCTGGCGTGGTACGACGAGCCCCTGTTCAGCGAGGACGTCCTGGCTGCTGCAAGCGGACCCGTCATCCTCGAGTTCTTCAAGCACTCCGACCTGTCCTTTCCCGATGCCTGGCCTGAAGGCAGCGCTTCAAACCTGGACGGCCGGCAGAGCTCGGTCATCAACTCGGTCTTCAAGACCAACAGCTTCGTGACCGGCATGGATCTGGGTGACATGGCCAGGGAGCATGTCCCGTGGATCAGGGCCCGGGCGAAGCGCGCACGCGAAAGCGACCGTCCTGCCATCGACCCCGCCGACATGGCCTCCTACTACCGTGCACTTTCCGACGCACCGCAGACCCGGCAGGATTACGCTGCCCGGTTCATGGACCGGTATCTGGACGGCGGAATCCCGGGCATGCCTGCATCCGACACAAGGATTTGA
- a CDS encoding RES family NAD+ phosphorylase, whose amino-acid sequence MSTPVPAMPETPDPPVPFLPQTETAHAGMHVHRCHQLKYRPGQANPGPYGEGRFHFFGTPQVPALYFAQSPEAALCEKILRYTPAGAPSRLAPGSYRNEAVSELVLNRDLKMAVFHSGGLRALNVAANQLTDTNSDNYSQTRKWAEAAYTAGFDGVVWMSRQYNISRSWMVFGDRVAEADFTVESLMPLGAGAGFDWLVDVCGPMKVDVIPAV is encoded by the coding sequence GTGAGCACTCCGGTTCCGGCGATGCCGGAAACACCTGACCCGCCGGTGCCTTTCCTGCCGCAGACTGAGACGGCGCACGCCGGAATGCATGTCCACCGCTGCCACCAGCTGAAGTACCGGCCGGGCCAGGCAAACCCCGGACCCTACGGTGAAGGGCGCTTCCATTTCTTCGGAACCCCTCAGGTGCCCGCCCTGTACTTTGCCCAGTCGCCGGAAGCCGCCCTGTGCGAGAAGATCCTTCGGTATACCCCGGCCGGCGCTCCGTCCCGTCTGGCGCCGGGGTCCTATCGGAATGAGGCCGTCTCCGAGCTGGTCCTGAACCGGGACCTGAAGATGGCCGTGTTCCACAGCGGCGGCCTGCGCGCACTCAACGTCGCCGCCAACCAGCTCACCGACACCAACTCCGACAACTACTCCCAGACACGCAAGTGGGCCGAGGCAGCCTACACCGCAGGTTTCGACGGCGTCGTCTGGATGAGCCGGCAGTACAACATCAGCAGGTCGTGGATGGTCTTCGGGGACCGGGTGGCCGAAGCTGACTTCACCGTCGAATCCCTGATGCCGCTGGGCGCAGGAGCCGGGTTCGACTGGCTTGTAGACGTGTGCGGGCCGATGAAAGTGGATGTCATCCCGGCCGTCTAG
- a CDS encoding RNA ligase (ATP), which produces MTTTVETLDRELATLDRITSLTPIENADAIESATVRGWNVVVKKGEFAVGDLVIYFEIDSLLPLDDERFAFLAPRGEKTVDGIRGHVLKTARLRGTYSQGLVLPAGMFPEVGECRDGTTFAGRLGISKYEEPIPAEMEGKAAGPFPRDFAPKTTVERVQNLARVWDVLHRMPFIATEKIDGTSTTFINDGGRLRVAGRNWEYTEPDSPEEGTVPWKIAAEYRILEKLPEGWAVQGEIYGAGVAAKNRLKINGKRFAAFNVLDHGKPVPRGSWPFGIGLLAAPVLKLRLPATVAEAVEQANGLESVITPGVQAEGIVWHSSDGTFIPELGGRTAMKVINNKWLLKNS; this is translated from the coding sequence ATGACCACTACCGTCGAAACCCTTGACCGCGAACTTGCCACGCTGGACCGCATCACCTCCCTGACCCCGATCGAGAACGCTGACGCCATCGAGTCCGCCACTGTGCGCGGCTGGAACGTCGTCGTGAAGAAGGGTGAGTTCGCCGTCGGCGACCTGGTCATCTACTTCGAGATCGACTCGCTGCTGCCGCTGGATGACGAGCGCTTCGCGTTCCTTGCACCGCGCGGGGAGAAGACCGTGGACGGCATCCGCGGCCACGTGCTGAAGACGGCCCGGCTGCGCGGCACCTACTCGCAGGGCCTGGTCCTGCCCGCAGGTATGTTCCCCGAGGTGGGTGAATGCCGCGACGGGACCACCTTCGCCGGCCGGCTGGGCATCAGCAAATACGAGGAGCCGATCCCGGCCGAAATGGAAGGCAAGGCCGCCGGCCCGTTCCCGCGCGACTTCGCACCCAAGACCACCGTGGAACGGGTCCAGAACCTCGCCCGCGTCTGGGACGTCCTGCACCGGATGCCCTTCATCGCCACCGAGAAGATCGACGGGACTTCCACCACCTTCATCAACGACGGCGGACGGCTGCGTGTGGCCGGACGCAACTGGGAATACACCGAACCCGACTCCCCGGAGGAAGGTACCGTTCCGTGGAAGATCGCCGCCGAGTACCGCATCCTCGAGAAGCTGCCCGAAGGCTGGGCCGTGCAGGGTGAAATCTACGGCGCCGGTGTCGCCGCCAAGAACCGCCTGAAAATCAACGGCAAGCGGTTCGCAGCGTTCAACGTCCTGGACCACGGAAAGCCCGTACCCCGCGGCTCCTGGCCCTTCGGCATCGGCCTGCTGGCCGCGCCCGTCCTCAAACTCCGCCTCCCGGCCACCGTTGCCGAAGCGGTGGAGCAGGCCAACGGACTCGAATCGGTCATCACCCCCGGAGTCCAGGCCGAAGGCATCGTCTGGCACTCCTCCGACGGCACATTCATCCCCGAACTCGGCGGCCGTACCGCCATGAAAGTCATCAACAACAAATGGCTGCTGAAGAACTCCTGA
- a CDS encoding SPFH domain-containing protein yields the protein MFSVIASAIFLIGGLIVLSLGLKLKKARAGSTAGGVLDVPSAVPVGIGTVALLIAVAILSSSIFTSVTAKNAGVLVSFGKVSEKTLSPGLHAKLPWQKVVEIDGTIQTDEYRGDSCIQVRIGDGSQACISITNRWSVVESEADRVYKDFKSDDPTLSFRDAVISTQLKASLQKALSDYNPVAQFNGASKEASSAELSFSPDYDAVSKVVEDDMKARLGDQAMAQVESITISYMQLSDNTQKKLDDYVAAIGETRIAEQKQQTAAAQAEANRQLSSSVSNDPNVLVSKCLDTLAESAESGYQLPAGFTCWPGGGTGVVIPGTN from the coding sequence TTGTTCAGCGTCATAGCCTCCGCCATCTTCCTTATCGGCGGCCTGATTGTTCTCTCCCTGGGGCTCAAGCTCAAGAAAGCACGGGCCGGCAGCACTGCAGGCGGAGTTCTTGACGTCCCCTCGGCCGTTCCCGTCGGGATCGGGACAGTTGCCCTCCTGATAGCCGTGGCCATCCTCAGCTCCAGCATCTTCACGTCCGTGACCGCCAAGAACGCAGGCGTCCTCGTGTCCTTCGGCAAGGTTTCCGAGAAGACCCTCTCCCCGGGTCTGCACGCCAAGCTGCCGTGGCAGAAGGTCGTTGAAATCGACGGCACCATCCAGACGGATGAATACCGCGGCGACTCCTGCATCCAGGTGCGCATCGGCGACGGCTCGCAGGCCTGCATTTCCATCACGAACCGCTGGAGCGTTGTCGAGTCCGAAGCTGACCGGGTCTACAAGGACTTCAAGTCCGACGACCCCACGCTGTCCTTCCGCGACGCGGTCATCAGCACCCAGCTGAAGGCTTCCCTGCAGAAGGCACTGAGCGACTACAACCCGGTGGCCCAGTTCAACGGAGCCAGCAAGGAAGCCTCCTCTGCGGAGCTGTCCTTCTCCCCGGATTACGACGCCGTCTCCAAGGTTGTTGAAGACGACATGAAGGCACGTCTGGGCGACCAGGCCATGGCCCAGGTCGAGTCCATCACGATCTCGTACATGCAGCTTTCGGACAACACCCAGAAGAAGCTGGACGACTACGTTGCGGCGATCGGCGAGACCCGTATTGCAGAGCAGAAGCAGCAGACCGCAGCGGCACAGGCCGAAGCGAACCGTCAGCTGTCCTCCTCGGTGAGCAACGACCCGAACGTCCTGGTCTCCAAGTGCCTGGACACGCTGGCAGAGTCCGCCGAAAGCGGCTACCAGCTCCCGGCCGGCTTCACCTGCTGGCCCGGCGGCGGCACCGGAGTAGTTATCCCCGGTACCAACTAG
- the orn gene encoding oligoribonuclease — protein sequence MPIPDPDNVLWLDFEATGLMNNPKAVPLEGAAVITDANLNELASFGPFTIHADEDELAVMNDYVTEMHTKTGLIDRVRASTMTRSQFDIHLAAFAAPYFPAKGEIVDGVKYRGMIVGGNSVKFDYDVIEKFFHRTNANMDYRVIDITSVGELVRRWNPAAWDAMPPKDSDHTAMTDIRAGLDELRYYRSAGLTPAS from the coding sequence ATGCCGATCCCCGATCCCGACAACGTCCTCTGGCTCGACTTCGAAGCCACCGGCCTCATGAACAACCCGAAAGCGGTGCCCCTCGAAGGCGCTGCCGTCATCACCGACGCCAACCTCAACGAACTGGCATCCTTCGGCCCCTTCACGATCCACGCCGATGAAGACGAGCTGGCGGTCATGAATGACTACGTGACCGAGATGCACACGAAGACCGGCCTCATCGACCGTGTCCGCGCCTCGACCATGACGCGCTCACAGTTCGACATCCATCTGGCAGCCTTCGCAGCCCCGTACTTCCCCGCCAAGGGTGAGATCGTGGACGGCGTCAAGTACCGCGGCATGATCGTCGGCGGAAACAGCGTGAAGTTCGACTACGACGTCATCGAGAAGTTCTTCCACCGCACCAACGCCAACATGGACTACCGCGTCATCGACATCACCTCCGTCGGCGAACTTGTCCGCCGCTGGAACCCGGCCGCCTGGGATGCCATGCCGCCCAAGGACAGCGACCACACGGCCATGACCGACATCCGCGCCGGCCTCGACGAACTGCGCTACTACCGCAGCGCCGGACTCACCCCCGCGTCCTGA
- a CDS encoding ATP-grasp domain-containing protein codes for MQYERLTVVSPAAWLARDLAEAGTIEVKGSVGLDVPDMKDTALWCSGSWAMRLLKSGISHPFLSAGPHWLSRVPDRYLGRRVWTGRLGSIKSPCGRQEAFYKLSEHKHARIPAGPLQGPQAFLERVAGAFKDPSRPDDTGPPAIDSLHYTGSGLMDYKREYRCFIAHGRVTASSHYISRVPGIRGADVELTWNAFPEDRSPDASEAAAFAQEVVDAMGADQPPGYSLDVGTDTAGRFSVIEANAAWSSGIYHAPRSGVIESVLASQEPGHEDWIWRPDELFLARSRPLPVPGVLL; via the coding sequence ATGCAGTACGAACGCCTCACTGTCGTCTCACCGGCAGCCTGGCTGGCACGCGACCTCGCCGAGGCAGGAACCATCGAGGTAAAGGGGTCTGTCGGGCTGGATGTACCCGACATGAAGGACACTGCGCTCTGGTGCTCCGGAAGCTGGGCCATGCGCCTGCTCAAGTCCGGCATCAGCCACCCGTTCCTGTCCGCCGGACCGCACTGGCTCTCCCGTGTGCCGGACCGGTATCTGGGCCGCCGTGTCTGGACAGGCAGACTCGGCTCAATTAAATCCCCGTGCGGGCGCCAGGAGGCCTTCTACAAGCTCAGCGAGCACAAGCACGCCCGAATACCCGCCGGACCCCTGCAGGGCCCTCAGGCGTTCCTGGAGCGTGTTGCAGGAGCCTTCAAAGACCCCTCCCGGCCCGACGATACGGGGCCGCCGGCCATAGACAGCCTTCACTACACCGGTTCCGGCCTCATGGACTACAAACGCGAATACCGCTGCTTCATCGCCCACGGCCGGGTGACCGCATCGTCCCACTACATCAGCCGTGTCCCGGGCATCCGCGGCGCCGACGTCGAACTGACGTGGAACGCCTTCCCCGAAGACCGCAGCCCCGACGCCTCCGAGGCCGCCGCCTTCGCCCAGGAAGTAGTGGATGCCATGGGTGCCGACCAGCCGCCCGGATACAGCCTGGACGTAGGCACGGACACCGCCGGACGCTTCTCCGTTATCGAGGCCAACGCAGCATGGAGCTCAGGGATCTACCATGCCCCGCGGTCCGGCGTCATCGAGTCGGTACTGGCATCCCAGGAGCCCGGCCATGAGGACTGGATCTGGCGTCCGGATGAGCTGTTCCTGGCCCGGTCACGGCCCCTTCCGGTCCCCGGAGTTCTCCTCTGA
- a CDS encoding helicase associated domain-containing protein: protein MTAPTEEKAAAKAPAAPTPRHRRIWSAVFADLSAWVETHGDVPKRRSKDAEEYRLANWLNVQRSNHRSGKLHQDYIDQLETVPGALETRPTRTHREWAEAVADFHRTHGRLPGTGADDKAERSLGHYLADRLRPGIRSGAIKDEDFAPIAAIAGTVAPARERKSSETYFRELKEYTAANGRMPGWQDARPLARWVRRVMTADSETTYVKYRDEVTALAAGMNSGDA from the coding sequence ATGACTGCACCAACTGAAGAAAAGGCAGCGGCCAAAGCCCCTGCCGCACCGACCCCGCGGCACCGCCGCATCTGGTCTGCCGTATTTGCCGACCTGTCCGCGTGGGTTGAAACGCACGGTGACGTACCCAAGCGCCGCTCCAAGGATGCCGAGGAATACCGCCTGGCCAACTGGCTGAACGTACAGCGCTCCAACCACCGCTCCGGCAAGCTGCACCAGGACTACATCGACCAGCTCGAAACCGTTCCCGGCGCCCTTGAGACCCGTCCGACCCGCACCCACCGCGAGTGGGCAGAAGCCGTGGCCGACTTCCACCGGACCCACGGACGCCTTCCCGGCACCGGGGCCGACGATAAGGCCGAACGCTCCCTGGGCCACTACCTTGCGGACCGCCTTCGCCCCGGCATCCGTTCCGGCGCCATCAAGGACGAGGACTTCGCCCCGATTGCGGCCATCGCCGGCACGGTTGCTCCCGCACGGGAACGCAAGAGCTCGGAGACGTACTTCCGTGAGCTCAAGGAATACACCGCCGCCAACGGACGTATGCCCGGCTGGCAGGACGCCCGCCCCCTGGCCCGCTGGGTACGCCGGGTCATGACTGCCGACTCAGAGACCACCTACGTTAAATACCGTGACGAAGTGACCGCCCTCGCCGCAGGCATGAACTCCGGAGACGCCTGA
- a CDS encoding helicase associated domain-containing protein, translating to MVGRAEQLLAFHSAVGRLPSARSGDIAELGLFMFLNATVRRRFQNGDLPPAVVEMLGRIPGALCPEPKAKSAATVRAESRRAAAFERWLVRAEIYTSRHGHRPTSEDENALYQWLNRARRKLMAGELEEPVAGRVRAVLDFPDVRTYRYRAAHGEPMPEEGRRRCFTGF from the coding sequence ATGGTGGGCCGGGCCGAACAGCTCCTGGCCTTCCATTCCGCGGTCGGACGTCTGCCGTCTGCACGCAGTGGGGACATCGCCGAACTCGGCCTGTTCATGTTCCTCAACGCCACCGTCAGGCGCCGGTTCCAGAACGGGGATCTTCCCCCGGCCGTCGTCGAGATGCTCGGCCGGATTCCCGGGGCACTCTGCCCTGAGCCGAAGGCCAAATCCGCTGCCACGGTCCGGGCGGAATCCCGACGCGCAGCTGCCTTCGAACGCTGGCTGGTCCGCGCGGAGATCTACACCTCGCGCCACGGACACAGGCCCACCTCCGAAGACGAGAACGCCCTGTACCAGTGGTTGAACCGTGCCCGCCGGAAGCTGATGGCAGGCGAGCTGGAAGAGCCTGTGGCCGGACGTGTCAGGGCCGTGCTGGACTTCCCTGACGTCCGGACCTACCGCTACCGGGCAGCCCACGGCGAACCCATGCCGGAGGAAGGGCGCAGGAGGTGCTTCACGGGCTTCTAG